Proteins from a genomic interval of Schaalia odontolytica:
- a CDS encoding ATP-dependent Clp protease proteolytic subunit, translating to MSTQPYFEAVARQMPQARYVLPDFEERTAYGFRRQNPYTKLFEDRIVFLGVQVDDASADDVMAQLLVLESQDPDSLITMYINSPGGSFTALTAIYDTMQYIKPQIQTVCLGQAASAAAVLLAAGSPGKRLALPNARVLIHQPAMEGMQGQASDIQIVADEIDRMRAWLEDTISKHSGKPVEQVRRDIERDKILTAPQAAEYGLIDQVLESRKAL from the coding sequence ATGAGCACCCAGCCCTATTTCGAGGCGGTCGCCCGCCAGATGCCGCAGGCGCGCTACGTGCTTCCGGACTTCGAGGAGCGCACGGCCTACGGTTTCCGCCGTCAGAACCCCTACACCAAGCTCTTCGAGGACCGCATCGTGTTTCTCGGGGTGCAGGTGGACGACGCGAGCGCCGACGATGTGATGGCCCAGCTGCTGGTCCTGGAGTCCCAGGACCCCGATTCGCTGATCACCATGTACATCAACAGCCCTGGCGGGTCGTTCACGGCGCTCACCGCGATCTACGACACGATGCAGTACATCAAGCCGCAGATCCAGACGGTGTGCCTGGGCCAGGCAGCGTCGGCTGCGGCCGTCCTCCTCGCGGCCGGTTCGCCCGGCAAGCGCCTCGCGCTGCCCAACGCGCGTGTCCTCATCCACCAGCCCGCGATGGAGGGCATGCAGGGCCAGGCCTCGGACATTCAGATTGTGGCCGACGAGATCGACCGCATGCGCGCCTGGCTGGAAGACACCATCTCGAAGCACTCGGGCAAGCCCGTCGAGCAGGTGCGTCGCGACATTGAGCGTGACAAGATCCTCACCGCTCCCCAGGCTGCGGAGTACGGTCTGATTGACCAGGTGCTCGAGTCCCGCAAGGCCCTCTGA
- a CDS encoding D-alanine--D-alanine ligase family protein: MTVNSRPRVLIVFGGRSSEHEVSCATAAGILTAIDRTKWDVIPLGITRDGQWVRVADDPSALAFRDGKGQSVTAGTTRVALTPGEGNLVELSYDGDPDSAASRVIGVEDLGHVDIVFPLLHGPYGEDGTIQGLFEMAGVRYVGCGVTSSAISMDKHLTKTVLAAAGIDVGRWELVTARQWESDPGACVERIERLGFPVFVKPCRAGSSVGISRVTCREDLPTAIKEAANHDPRVIVEASVSGREIECGVLGARPDWSSGTAPLGEIVVPEGEFYDYDHKYVDDVVGLSCPAEVSAAYAQRIRETAWRAFDALECEGLARVDFFLDEATDTVIINEVNTMPGFTPISMYPQMWAAAGLNYSDLLSELLTEASTRPLGLR; encoded by the coding sequence ATGACTGTGAACTCTCGTCCCCGCGTCCTCATCGTGTTTGGTGGGCGCTCCTCCGAGCATGAAGTATCCTGCGCGACGGCGGCCGGCATCCTCACCGCCATCGACCGGACCAAGTGGGACGTGATCCCGCTGGGAATCACGCGCGACGGCCAGTGGGTGCGCGTCGCCGACGACCCGTCCGCCCTGGCCTTTCGCGACGGGAAGGGCCAGTCCGTCACTGCGGGCACGACCCGCGTGGCGCTGACCCCGGGGGAGGGCAATCTCGTTGAGCTCTCCTACGACGGCGATCCGGATTCGGCCGCCTCTCGCGTCATCGGGGTCGAAGACCTCGGCCACGTCGACATCGTCTTCCCGCTGCTGCACGGCCCCTACGGGGAAGACGGCACCATTCAGGGGCTTTTCGAGATGGCGGGCGTGCGATACGTTGGGTGCGGCGTGACCTCTTCCGCGATCTCGATGGACAAGCACCTCACGAAGACCGTCCTGGCCGCCGCCGGCATTGACGTGGGACGATGGGAGCTGGTGACCGCCCGCCAGTGGGAGTCCGATCCCGGCGCGTGTGTCGAGCGCATCGAGCGCCTCGGCTTTCCGGTCTTCGTCAAGCCCTGCCGCGCGGGTTCTTCCGTCGGAATCTCGCGCGTTACTTGCCGCGAGGACCTGCCGACGGCCATCAAGGAGGCCGCGAACCACGATCCGCGCGTCATCGTCGAGGCCTCGGTGAGCGGCCGCGAGATCGAGTGCGGCGTCCTCGGCGCTCGACCCGACTGGAGCAGCGGCACCGCGCCGTTGGGAGAGATCGTCGTTCCCGAGGGGGAATTCTACGACTACGACCACAAGTACGTCGATGACGTCGTTGGCCTGTCTTGCCCGGCCGAGGTGTCTGCCGCCTACGCCCAGCGCATCCGCGAAACAGCCTGGCGGGCGTTCGACGCGCTTGAGTGCGAGGGCCTGGCCCGCGTCGACTTCTTCCTGGACGAGGCCACCGACACGGTCATCATCAACGAGGTCAACACGATGCCCGGATTCACCCCCATTTCGATGTACCCGCAGATGTGGGCCGCGGCCGGGCTGAACTACTCTGACCTGCTCAGCGAACTACTCACCGAGGCCTCCACCCGTCCGCTCGGCCTCCGTTAG
- the tig gene encoding trigger factor has product MKSTVETLEPTKVRLTVEVPYEELKSEMDKAYKEIAGQVNIPGFRKGHVPPRIIDQRFGRAAVIEQVVNQVLPGHYSDAVNQNDLRPLAQPEVDVTEIPAVTGPQGGQLVFTAEVAVVPAFELPDIDDSLVVEVEPTEVTDEDVEKELDDLRSRFATLKTINRKAKTGDFATIDLVATIDGKEVDSASDVSYEIGSGSMLDGQDTALRGTKAGEEVSFTSKLKGGDHEGEEAEVTITVKAMKARELPKADDDFAQMVSEFDTIEELTEDLKKQAASNKESKQALAARDALIDVLLDKVEIILPESAVDHQVEHRVGEDAKPKAKKEARAAVEKEIRTELLSEALAKKFDVQVSQQELIDYAIQMSQNFGVDINQLFSSPQQMANVVADLGRSKALIEALKLVSVKDTNGQDVDLSKFFGTDPASEEGAEIVTDSADDKE; this is encoded by the coding sequence GTGAAGAGCACCGTTGAAACCCTTGAGCCCACCAAGGTTCGTCTGACCGTTGAGGTTCCCTACGAGGAGCTGAAGTCCGAGATGGACAAGGCGTACAAGGAGATCGCCGGACAGGTGAACATCCCCGGCTTCCGTAAGGGCCACGTGCCTCCGCGCATCATCGACCAGCGCTTCGGCCGCGCCGCCGTCATCGAGCAGGTCGTCAACCAGGTTCTCCCTGGCCACTACTCGGATGCCGTCAACCAGAACGATCTGCGTCCCCTGGCCCAGCCCGAGGTCGACGTCACCGAGATCCCGGCCGTGACCGGCCCGCAGGGCGGCCAGCTCGTCTTCACCGCCGAGGTCGCCGTGGTGCCCGCCTTTGAGCTGCCCGACATCGACGACTCCCTCGTCGTCGAGGTCGAACCCACCGAGGTCACCGACGAGGACGTGGAGAAGGAGCTCGACGACCTGCGCAGCCGCTTCGCCACACTCAAGACCATCAACCGCAAGGCCAAGACCGGTGACTTCGCGACGATCGACCTGGTTGCCACGATCGACGGCAAGGAGGTCGACTCGGCCTCCGACGTCTCCTACGAGATCGGCTCCGGCTCGATGCTTGACGGGCAGGACACCGCCCTGCGCGGCACCAAGGCCGGCGAAGAGGTGTCCTTCACCTCCAAGCTCAAGGGCGGGGACCACGAGGGCGAGGAGGCCGAGGTGACGATCACCGTCAAGGCCATGAAGGCCCGTGAACTGCCCAAGGCCGACGACGACTTCGCCCAGATGGTCTCCGAGTTCGACACGATCGAGGAGCTGACCGAGGACCTGAAGAAGCAGGCCGCCAGCAACAAGGAATCCAAGCAGGCCCTGGCTGCGCGCGATGCCCTCATCGACGTGCTCCTCGACAAGGTCGAGATCATCCTTCCCGAGTCGGCGGTCGACCACCAGGTCGAGCACCGCGTCGGCGAGGACGCCAAGCCGAAGGCCAAGAAGGAGGCCCGCGCGGCCGTCGAGAAGGAGATCCGCACCGAGCTGCTCTCCGAGGCTCTGGCCAAGAAGTTCGACGTGCAGGTGTCCCAGCAGGAGCTCATCGACTACGCGATCCAGATGTCGCAGAACTTCGGCGTCGACATCAACCAGCTCTTCTCCTCCCCCCAGCAGATGGCCAACGTCGTTGCCGACCTCGGCCGCTCGAAGGCCCTCATCGAGGCCCTCAAGCTCGTGAGCGTCAAGGACACGAACGGGCAGGACGTTGACCTGTCGAAGTTCTTCGGCACCGACCCCGCCAGTGAAGAGGGTGCCGAGATCGTCACCGATTCCGCCGACGACAAGGAGTGA
- the murA gene encoding UDP-N-acetylglucosamine 1-carboxyvinyltransferase, whose product MSSILQVEGGHPLRGEISVRGAKNFVPKAMVASLLADTPSELYNVPLIRDTDVVSNLLSLHGVRIDFDQDRGTLRMDPSNVKVASRSDIDTLAGASRIPILFCGPLLHQLGEAFIPELGGCAIGGRPIDFHLETLRKFGAIVDKQPDGVHIKRPASGLHGAIIELPFPSVGATEQTLLTAVRNEGITTLKGAAIEPEILDLINVLQKMGAIISVDTDRTIRIEGVSNLVGYRHTALPDRIEAASWAAAALATHGDIYVRGAHQPDMTTFLNTFRKVGGAFDIDTDGIRFYHPGGELHSIALETAVHPGFMTDWQQPLVVALTQARGLSIVHETVYENRFGFTSALRQMGANIQVYRECLGGTPCRFGQKNYYHSAVISGPMPLHSADIEVPDLRGGFSHLIAALAASGTSTVSGIDVISRGYEHFTRKLHQLDARVCYLDD is encoded by the coding sequence ATGTCATCCATCCTGCAAGTCGAGGGCGGCCACCCGCTGCGCGGCGAAATCAGCGTGCGCGGCGCCAAGAACTTCGTGCCCAAGGCGATGGTCGCTTCGCTGCTGGCCGACACCCCCTCCGAGCTCTACAACGTGCCGCTGATTCGGGACACGGACGTCGTGTCCAACCTGCTGAGCCTGCACGGCGTTCGAATCGACTTCGACCAGGATCGCGGCACGCTGCGCATGGATCCCTCCAACGTCAAGGTTGCCTCTCGCTCCGACATCGACACGCTCGCGGGAGCCTCGCGTATCCCGATCCTCTTCTGCGGCCCCCTCCTGCACCAGCTCGGAGAGGCGTTCATTCCCGAGCTCGGAGGGTGCGCGATCGGGGGTCGTCCCATCGACTTCCACCTCGAGACCCTGCGCAAGTTCGGCGCGATTGTGGACAAGCAGCCCGACGGGGTCCACATCAAGCGCCCCGCTTCGGGCCTTCACGGTGCCATCATCGAGCTTCCCTTCCCGTCCGTGGGCGCCACCGAGCAGACGCTGCTGACTGCTGTGCGCAACGAGGGCATCACGACCTTGAAGGGCGCGGCCATTGAGCCGGAGATCCTCGACCTCATTAACGTTTTGCAGAAGATGGGCGCGATCATCTCGGTGGACACGGACCGCACGATCCGCATCGAAGGCGTGTCCAACCTGGTGGGCTACCGCCACACGGCCCTCCCGGACCGCATCGAGGCGGCCTCGTGGGCCGCCGCCGCGCTGGCCACCCACGGTGACATCTACGTGCGCGGGGCTCACCAGCCCGACATGACGACCTTCCTCAACACCTTCCGCAAAGTGGGTGGCGCGTTCGACATCGACACGGACGGCATTCGCTTCTACCATCCCGGCGGGGAGCTGCACTCGATCGCCCTGGAGACCGCCGTGCATCCCGGCTTCATGACCGACTGGCAGCAGCCCCTCGTCGTGGCCCTCACCCAGGCTCGAGGCCTGTCGATCGTCCACGAAACCGTCTACGAGAATCGCTTCGGCTTCACCTCGGCCCTGCGCCAGATGGGCGCAAACATCCAGGTCTATCGCGAGTGCCTGGGCGGAACCCCGTGCCGATTCGGCCAAAAGAACTACTACCACTCGGCCGTCATCTCAGGCCCGATGCCCCTGCACAGCGCCGACATTGAGGTTCCCGACCTGCGCGGAGGCTTCTCGCACCTGATCGCGGCGCTCGCAGCGTCGGGAACGTCCACGGTGTCGGGCATCGACGTCATCTCGCGAGGCTACGAACACTTCACGCGCAAGCTCCACCAGCTGGACGCGCGCGTGTGCTACCTGGACGACTGA
- a CDS encoding diacylglycerol/lipid kinase family protein: MSGQVCRRRIFVLVSSMSAGGRSVRLGPRIVRILRGGGWEVAVRLTTPGDDPAALAARVGPGTVVAALGGDGYLSAVARGCHDSGSLFAPIPGGRGNDLCRALLIGPDPLARARSLAGCGLTRGEEADRAGGDFSSRVRPLDGMWVHSREGERLALGIVSIGLDARANILANESSLTFGPLAYGYGAFAALASHTPTRVCATVDGHERDMSGWIASVSNSGRFGGGITLVGASNMSDGVLEVCHVGSLPLFRALPVLASIVAGRAKNHPAVEVTSATAVSFSEPAGVVAMADGDRIATVPFTVEAAPGVVSVLV, translated from the coding sequence GTGTCCGGACAGGTCTGCAGGCGCCGCATCTTCGTCCTGGTGTCGTCGATGTCGGCGGGTGGGCGCAGCGTGCGCCTCGGACCCCGCATCGTGCGCATTCTGCGCGGCGGAGGCTGGGAGGTCGCGGTTCGGCTGACCACACCGGGCGACGATCCTGCCGCCCTCGCCGCCCGCGTGGGGCCCGGCACGGTTGTGGCCGCCCTCGGGGGCGACGGCTACCTCAGTGCGGTCGCGCGCGGCTGCCACGACTCGGGCTCCCTCTTCGCACCCATCCCCGGTGGACGCGGTAACGACCTGTGTCGCGCCCTGCTCATCGGTCCCGACCCGCTCGCCCGCGCCCGCAGCCTCGCCGGATGCGGGTTGACCCGAGGGGAGGAGGCCGACCGCGCGGGGGGCGACTTTTCGTCCCGCGTGCGCCCCCTTGACGGCATGTGGGTGCATTCGCGCGAGGGGGAGCGCCTCGCGCTCGGCATCGTGTCGATCGGCTTGGACGCCCGGGCGAACATCCTGGCCAACGAATCCTCGCTGACCTTCGGTCCGCTGGCCTACGGCTACGGTGCCTTCGCCGCCCTGGCCTCGCACACCCCGACGCGGGTGTGTGCGACCGTGGACGGCCACGAGCGGGACATGAGCGGTTGGATCGCGTCCGTGTCCAACTCCGGCCGCTTCGGCGGAGGCATCACTTTGGTCGGTGCTTCCAATATGAGCGACGGCGTCCTCGAAGTGTGCCACGTCGGCTCCCTGCCCCTCTTCCGTGCCCTGCCCGTCCTGGCAAGCATCGTGGCGGGACGAGCGAAGAACCACCCGGCGGTGGAGGTCACCAGCGCCACGGCCGTGTCGTTCTCGGAACCCGCGGGAGTCGTCGCGATGGCCGACGGTGACCGGATCGCGACCGTTCCCTTCACCGTGGAGGCTGCTCCCGGCGTCGTCTCGGTCCTCGTGTGA
- a CDS encoding FMN-dependent dehydrogenase, with protein MPSYRTVMTITTVLPGRHPEEVEHRARSVARLEAWDIAIVSAQPRVTARFTASDEEEARAIHERILRAVTEVADVPRSRLAAVIAGRSRYLTPWASRDS; from the coding sequence GTGCCGTCCTATCGCACGGTCATGACGATCACCACCGTCCTGCCCGGCAGGCATCCTGAGGAGGTCGAGCACCGTGCCCGGTCCGTCGCCCGCCTCGAAGCCTGGGACATCGCCATCGTCTCCGCGCAGCCTCGCGTCACCGCTCGCTTCACGGCGAGCGACGAGGAAGAGGCGCGCGCCATCCACGAGCGGATCCTTCGGGCGGTGACAGAGGTCGCGGACGTTCCCCGCTCGCGCCTGGCGGCAGTGATCGCGGGCCGCTCCCGTTACCTGACCCCGTGGGCGTCCCGCGACAGTTGA
- a CDS encoding ATP-dependent Clp protease proteolytic subunit, whose amino-acid sequence MSVHNAGAAGEGSQLGLGDAVFQRLLKERIIWLGGEVRDENANTICAQLLLLAAEDPDRDIYLYINSPGGSVTAGMAIYDTMQYVKPDVVTVGMGMAASMAQFLLTAGAPGKRYITPHTRVLLHQPLGGAGGSATEIRINADLILGMKKELASITAARTGKTVEQVEADGDRDHWFSAAEALEYGFVDRVINSPDEIGTRGENR is encoded by the coding sequence GTGAGCGTGCACAATGCCGGAGCTGCCGGCGAGGGGTCGCAGCTGGGACTGGGGGACGCGGTCTTTCAGCGCCTGCTCAAGGAACGCATCATCTGGCTGGGCGGCGAGGTCCGCGACGAGAATGCGAATACGATCTGCGCGCAGCTGCTGCTGCTGGCGGCGGAGGACCCGGACCGCGACATCTACCTGTACATCAACTCGCCCGGCGGGTCGGTGACGGCGGGCATGGCCATCTACGACACCATGCAGTACGTCAAGCCCGACGTCGTGACGGTTGGCATGGGCATGGCCGCGTCGATGGCGCAGTTCCTGCTGACGGCGGGCGCCCCCGGCAAGCGCTACATCACGCCCCACACCCGCGTTCTTCTGCACCAGCCCCTCGGCGGTGCCGGCGGATCCGCGACGGAGATTCGCATCAACGCTGATCTCATCCTCGGGATGAAGAAGGAACTCGCTTCGATCACGGCGGCGCGCACGGGCAAGACCGTCGAGCAGGTGGAGGCCGACGGCGACCGCGACCACTGGTTCAGCGCCGCCGAGGCGCTCGAGTACGGGTTCGTCGACCGCGTGATCAACAGCCCCGACGAGATCGGAACGCGAGGAGAGAACCGATGA
- a CDS encoding NAD(P)-dependent alcohol dehydrogenase: protein MPSVIAYGCDDATTRFRPLRIDIREPGEGEIYFDVAYAGICHSDIHSARGEWGPVHYPLVPGHEFVGTVAKIGPGVTGFAVGDRVGVGCMVGSCRSCEMCEAGHEQWCTSTPGTLWTYRADAEGNPTTGGYSRGFTVREDFALHIPEDLDFAACAPLLCAGITTYSPLKHYEVGPSSRVAILGMGGLGHVGVQIAAAMGADVSVISHGRSKEADARRFGASHFYATGEEGVLESLRGSFDLILCTVSAEGLDYAAYMAALRPYGVFVDVGLPSEPVSLPLRAFVNGGKSFAGSQIGGIAETQEMLDFCAAHGVIPQVEMITGEDITRAYDDVVASRVRYRYVIDTLTFPESA, encoded by the coding sequence ATGCCTTCAGTGATCGCCTACGGATGCGACGACGCGACCACTCGCTTTCGCCCCCTGCGCATCGATATCCGCGAGCCGGGGGAGGGGGAGATCTACTTCGACGTCGCCTACGCGGGCATCTGCCACTCCGATATCCATAGCGCGCGAGGCGAGTGGGGTCCCGTCCACTATCCGCTCGTGCCCGGACACGAGTTCGTCGGCACCGTCGCCAAGATCGGACCCGGCGTCACGGGGTTTGCGGTGGGGGATCGCGTGGGCGTGGGGTGCATGGTCGGTTCCTGTCGCTCCTGCGAGATGTGCGAGGCGGGCCACGAGCAGTGGTGCACCTCGACGCCGGGCACCCTGTGGACCTACCGCGCAGACGCCGAGGGCAACCCGACGACCGGCGGCTACTCGCGGGGCTTCACCGTGCGCGAGGACTTCGCTTTGCATATCCCCGAGGATCTCGACTTCGCGGCCTGCGCGCCCCTCCTGTGCGCTGGCATCACTACCTACTCGCCTCTGAAACACTACGAGGTTGGCCCCTCCTCTCGCGTGGCCATCCTCGGCATGGGCGGGCTGGGACACGTGGGCGTTCAGATCGCGGCCGCCATGGGCGCCGACGTCTCCGTCATCTCCCACGGGCGCTCCAAGGAGGCCGACGCCCGCCGATTCGGCGCCTCGCACTTCTACGCGACCGGCGAGGAGGGCGTCCTTGAGTCTCTGCGCGGTTCCTTCGACCTGATCCTGTGCACCGTGAGCGCCGAGGGCCTGGACTACGCCGCGTACATGGCGGCCCTGCGCCCCTACGGTGTCTTCGTGGATGTGGGATTGCCCTCCGAGCCCGTCTCCCTGCCCCTGCGAGCCTTCGTCAACGGCGGCAAGTCCTTCGCCGGCTCCCAGATTGGCGGGATCGCCGAAACGCAGGAGATGCTCGACTTCTGTGCCGCCCACGGCGTCATCCCGCAGGTGGAGATGATCACGGGCGAGGACATCACGCGGGCCTACGACGACGTCGTCGCCTCACGGGTGCGCTACCGCTACGTCATCGACACCTTGACCTTCCCCGAGAGCGCGTGA
- a CDS encoding NAD(P)H-dependent glycerol-3-phosphate dehydrogenase, translating to MSMSTAAILGTGAWGTTFAQVLADAGLSVTVWGRNPDTVAFINGHENPTYLPGITLSDRIDATSDIAQAVAGRRLIVVAVPVSAVRPTLEAARASFADDVAVLSLAKGLELGSLKRVDEIIAEAACLPPERIAVLSGPNLSREIAERHPTATVVAASDVELAKDIARTCHNSYFRPYVSADVVGTEMAGATKNVIAVAIGAAEGMGLGINTRSTLITRGLAEMTRLGIALGADASTFAGLSGIGDLVATCSSRLSRNFSLGHRLGSGMPLAEALALSPGVAEGVASAAPILKVAESVGVDMPITGAVVEVVEGRASIEDMGRMLLARPQKMDGWKIELV from the coding sequence ATGAGCATGTCAACGGCAGCGATACTGGGAACAGGGGCATGGGGAACAACGTTCGCCCAGGTCCTCGCCGACGCGGGATTGTCGGTCACCGTGTGGGGGCGCAACCCCGACACTGTCGCGTTCATCAATGGCCACGAGAACCCAACGTACCTGCCGGGTATCACCCTCTCGGATCGCATTGATGCGACCTCGGACATCGCCCAGGCCGTGGCGGGGCGGCGCCTGATCGTCGTTGCCGTTCCCGTCAGCGCGGTGCGCCCCACCCTGGAGGCCGCCCGCGCCTCCTTTGCGGACGATGTCGCGGTCCTGTCTCTGGCGAAGGGCCTTGAACTGGGATCGCTCAAGAGGGTGGATGAGATTATCGCTGAGGCCGCCTGCCTGCCGCCTGAGCGCATCGCGGTCCTGTCGGGCCCCAACCTGTCGCGCGAGATTGCCGAGCGCCACCCCACCGCGACGGTGGTCGCCGCCAGCGACGTGGAGCTGGCCAAGGACATCGCTCGGACCTGCCACAACTCCTACTTCCGCCCCTACGTGTCGGCTGACGTGGTGGGAACGGAGATGGCGGGGGCAACCAAGAACGTCATCGCCGTGGCGATCGGCGCCGCCGAGGGGATGGGACTGGGCATCAACACCCGCTCGACCCTCATCACCCGTGGCCTGGCGGAGATGACCCGCCTGGGTATCGCCCTCGGCGCAGATGCCTCGACTTTCGCCGGCCTGTCCGGGATCGGTGACCTCGTGGCCACCTGCTCCTCGCGGCTGTCGCGTAACTTCTCGCTCGGGCACCGCCTCGGCTCCGGCATGCCACTGGCCGAGGCCCTGGCGCTGTCCCCAGGGGTGGCGGAGGGCGTCGCCTCGGCCGCGCCCATCCTGAAAGTCGCCGAGTCTGTCGGCGTGGATATGCCCATCACGGGCGCCGTCGTCGAGGTTGTTGAGGGGCGCGCCAGCATCGAAGACATGGGGCGGATGCTGCTCGCGCGCCCACAGAAGATGGACGGCTGGAAGATCGAGCTGGTGTAG
- a CDS encoding ATP-grasp domain-containing protein: MPTHPKVTLVTCKAQPTLFHGEEGLPDELAARGCDPQVKVWNDPDVDWSDAGMIVVRSVSDYAQDRRAFLEWTRSLRRVQNSCDVLDWNSDKHYLKELAALGMPTIPTNWLEPAQNLSKHQIHTRFPAFGEFVVKPAVSSGVRDIGRYTTVDTRQRQAAMRQVQGLLGEGRSVMIQRYVEEIDLHGEISLVFFNGLVSHAVEKRAALHPSSITDPTVHEAVVTAEPADSVAWKWGEEIRRVLHSYVRSRLGHDEQFLFNRVDLVPDGKGSFLVMEVSLVDADLYLGATPSALGNFADAISARAHW, translated from the coding sequence ATGCCGACACACCCGAAGGTCACCTTGGTCACCTGCAAGGCACAGCCCACCCTGTTCCATGGCGAGGAGGGGCTGCCCGATGAGCTGGCGGCGCGCGGTTGCGACCCCCAGGTCAAGGTCTGGAACGACCCGGATGTCGACTGGTCGGATGCGGGAATGATCGTCGTGCGCTCCGTGTCCGACTACGCCCAGGATCGCCGCGCCTTCCTGGAGTGGACCCGGTCCCTGCGCCGCGTGCAAAACTCCTGCGATGTCCTGGATTGGAACAGCGACAAGCACTACCTCAAGGAGCTCGCAGCCCTGGGGATGCCCACGATCCCGACGAATTGGCTCGAACCCGCCCAGAACCTATCCAAGCACCAGATTCACACGCGCTTCCCGGCCTTCGGCGAGTTCGTGGTCAAGCCGGCGGTGTCCTCTGGCGTGCGCGATATCGGCCGCTACACGACGGTGGATACGCGCCAGCGCCAGGCCGCGATGCGTCAGGTGCAGGGGCTCCTCGGAGAGGGGCGCTCGGTGATGATTCAGCGCTACGTCGAGGAGATCGACCTGCACGGCGAGATTTCCCTCGTGTTCTTCAACGGCTTGGTGTCCCACGCGGTTGAGAAGAGGGCTGCGCTCCATCCGTCGTCGATCACCGACCCCACCGTTCACGAGGCCGTCGTCACCGCAGAGCCGGCGGACTCCGTGGCGTGGAAGTGGGGCGAGGAGATCCGCCGGGTCTTGCACTCCTACGTTCGCTCGCGCCTGGGGCACGATGAGCAGTTCCTGTTCAATCGGGTCGACCTCGTCCCCGACGGTAAGGGCTCCTTCCTCGTCATGGAGGTGTCGCTGGTGGATGCGGACCTGTACCTGGGGGCGACCCCGAGCGCGCTGGGTAACTTCGCGGATGCCATCTCGGCTCGCGCACACTGGTGA
- a CDS encoding lysophospholipid acyltransferase family protein, producing the protein MSPVSGFYAFAKGVLTPLMTPWVTFTVTGEENLPSEGGYLLVSNHLSNVDPLCLCWYFMKRDTAVRFLAKKSMFSVPVFGWIIAGMGLIPVNRDSDPAAVLAPARAALEGGEVVGIYPEGTLTRDPEEWPMQFKSGAARLALDTGVPVIPLSQWGAQEIMSAYNSKKIDMRPGRPLSYHFGAPVDLSDLIGPQGSADHEAVNEGTRRISEAVRAGVGQLRGMSAPETPWDPATQAGPWWEWEQARRAKKARKAKKRR; encoded by the coding sequence ATGAGTCCTGTCTCCGGCTTCTACGCCTTCGCTAAGGGTGTTTTGACACCCCTCATGACGCCCTGGGTGACCTTCACCGTGACCGGCGAGGAAAACTTGCCCTCCGAGGGAGGCTATCTCCTCGTCTCCAACCACCTGTCGAACGTCGATCCGCTGTGCCTGTGCTGGTACTTCATGAAACGCGACACGGCTGTGCGCTTCCTGGCGAAAAAATCGATGTTCTCCGTGCCCGTCTTCGGGTGGATCATCGCGGGAATGGGCCTGATTCCCGTCAACCGCGACTCGGATCCGGCGGCCGTCCTGGCGCCCGCGCGCGCCGCGTTGGAGGGCGGCGAGGTCGTTGGAATCTACCCGGAGGGAACCCTCACCCGCGACCCGGAGGAGTGGCCGATGCAGTTCAAGTCGGGTGCGGCGCGCCTCGCCTTGGATACCGGCGTTCCCGTCATTCCGCTCTCCCAGTGGGGAGCGCAAGAGATCATGTCTGCCTACAACTCCAAGAAGATCGACATGCGTCCGGGTCGACCCCTGTCCTATCACTTCGGGGCCCCCGTCGACCTGTCCGATCTGATCGGCCCTCAAGGGTCGGCCGACCACGAGGCCGTGAACGAAGGGACTCGGCGCATCAGCGAGGCGGTGCGGGCCGGGGTGGGGCAGCTGCGGGGTATGAGCGCCCCCGAGACCCCCTGGGATCCCGCAACCCAGGCGGGCCCGTGGTGGGAATGGGAACAGGCCAGGCGTGCGAAGAAAGCAAGGAAGGCGAAGAAACGACGCTAG